A part of Dreissena polymorpha isolate Duluth1 chromosome 13, UMN_Dpol_1.0, whole genome shotgun sequence genomic DNA contains:
- the LOC127856170 gene encoding uncharacterized protein LOC127856170 isoform X3 has protein sequence MLCEGITNLAFSLGEISKSKNQDELINDLMTTCTAKQTEFYTNFKEAQINLSAVEFEINSFIQTLKDAVQKLERTLNEQFKKVTQHFKHSEETLSKIVKKASFYETMKTITSKHGTARQNIALNFKLALLLKELESNDSMESVCSKQIQFLKSNTFQDLISELDQFDVILRSKDEWASDMCSDEESLYEDALELPETNKRDEATQVEQLMIAHELGPKKPLHRLDVKHDDIRLLKIESQNPEEVLCSIVALHVLSDGRIVLLQQGNNLKLHSRTLPLISQLQLKHNVKDMCIIDQNRNGLFTVAVCFEQSCTITFIGHDVKFQERHTIHCSNNVVCISMYVHHLVALVETKGFKSSFEIQLLDKSTGHACYAFDKFKRMNDTHSLHGTNVVIDKPTRIYACKTKMKITLADANTVYIFKIEDGDCNHQTVCAVGQCVWKLSDIALSLNNVRDVKCDSQGHVYALTKSYLYQMPQPYSYYNLRCLISGCRTAAAVAIDEYSQSIVLGHKNARLHI, from the coding sequence ATGCTTTGTGAAGGGATTACAAACCTTGCATTTTCTCTGGGAGAGATTTCCAAATCTAAAAACCAGGATGAACTTATTAATGATCTTATGACGACATGTACAGCGAAACAAACTGAATTCTATACCAATTTCAAAGAAGCCCAAATTAATTTAAGTGCAGTTGAATTtgaaattaatagttttattcAGACATTGAAAGATGCTGTTCAGAAGCTTGAGAGAACATTGAATGAACAGTTTAAAAAAGTGACACAACATTTTAAACATTCTGAAGAAACGTTGTCAAAGATTGTCAAGAAAGCATCATTTTACGAAACTATGAAAACGATAACGTCGAAGCATGGCACAGCAAGACAGAATATTGCTTTGAACTTCAAATTAGCTCTGTTACTTAAAGAACTGGAATCAAATGATTCTATGGAATCCGTTTGTTCTAAAcaaattcaatttttaaaatcaaacaCTTTTCAGGATCTGATTAGCGAGTTGGATCAATTCGATGTTATTTTGAGATCTAAGGACGAATGGGCCTCCGACATGTGCAGTGATGAAGAATCCCTGTATGAAGATGCATTAGAACTTCCTGAAACGAATAAACGAGATGAGGCGACGCAAGTAGAACAACTTATGATCGCACATGAATTGGGTCCGAAGAAGCCCTTGCACCGTTTGGATGTAAAGCATGACGATATACGATTGTTGAAGATTGAAAGCCAGAATCCTGAAGAAGTATTGTGTTCTATAGTAGCACTTCACGTTTTATCTGACGGAAGAATAGTATTATTGCAACAAGGAAACAATTTGAAACTACATTCACGCACATTACCATTAATCTCACAACTACAGTTGAAACACAATGTTAAAGACATGTGTATTATTGATCAAAACAGAAACGGATTATTTACAGTAGCTGTTTGCTTTGAACAATCATGCACAATAACGTTCATAGGGCATGATGTCAAATTTCAGGAGAGGCACACTATCCACTGCAGTAACAATGTCGTATGTATATCAATGTATGTTCACCATTTGGTAGCCCTTGTCGAAACAAAAGGTTTTAAATCATCATTTGAAATTCAGCTTCTGGACAAATCGACTGGTCACGCGTGCTACgcatttgataaatttaaaagaaTGAATGACACGCACAGCTTGCATGGAACAAATGTGGTAATTGATAAGCCGACACGAATATATGCATGCAAAACCAAAATGAAAATTACATTAGCTGATGCAAATACAGTTTATATCTTTAAGATTGAAGATGGTGATTGTAATCACCAAACAGTGTGTGCAGTAGGTCAATGCGTGTGGAAACTGAGCGACATCGCACTTAGTCTTAACAATGTTAGAGATGTTAAATGTGATTCACAAGGACATGTGTATGCTCTAACAAAG